In a single window of the Pyrococcus sp. NA2 genome:
- a CDS encoding 50S ribosomal protein L14: protein MAKKGAGATRGVTPVRPTRAIPVGAYLTVADNSGAKVIQVIGVVEYHGTRRRLASAGVGDMVVATVKKGRPDMRHQVVRAVIIRQRKEYRRLDGMRVKFEDNAAVIVTPEGVPRGTEIRGPVAREAAERWVRIGSIASIIV from the coding sequence ATGGCAAAGAAGGGTGCGGGTGCAACTAGGGGTGTCACGCCTGTAAGACCAACGAGGGCAATTCCAGTCGGTGCTTATCTAACTGTGGCTGACAATAGCGGTGCAAAGGTCATCCAAGTAATAGGCGTCGTTGAGTATCACGGAACAAGGAGAAGACTTGCTTCAGCAGGTGTTGGTGACATGGTTGTTGCAACGGTTAAGAAGGGAAGGCCAGATATGAGGCACCAAGTAGTGAGGGCTGTAATAATAAGGCAGAGGAAAGAGTACAGAAGGCTTGATGGGATGAGAGTTAAATTCGAGGATAATGCTGCTGTAATAGTGACCCCTGAGGGAGTTCCAAGGGGAACTGAAATAAGAGGTCCCGTCGCTAGGGAAGCTGCTGAAAGGTGGGTTAGGATAGGGAGTATAGCTAGCATCATCGTGTGA
- the yciH gene encoding stress response translation initiation inhibitor YciH, producing MVPRIVNPLDEMLFKEVLKEQQRIRVYIERARYGKVKTIIEGIDEKEFDLEEIAKKLKAKLACGGTAKNGRIELQGDHRDRIKKLLAELGFSEELIEVE from the coding sequence TTGGTGCCGAGGATTGTAAACCCACTCGATGAAATGCTCTTTAAGGAGGTCCTGAAGGAGCAGCAGAGAATTAGGGTATACATAGAAAGGGCAAGATATGGAAAGGTGAAGACGATAATAGAGGGAATCGACGAGAAGGAGTTCGACCTTGAGGAGATAGCAAAGAAGTTGAAGGCGAAGTTGGCATGCGGAGGAACAGCAAAGAACGGAAGAATAGAACTCCAGGGAGATCACAGGGACCGTATCAAGAAATTGTTGGCAGAACTTGGATTTTCAGAGGAGCTCATAGAGGTAGAGTAA
- a CDS encoding 30S ribosomal protein S17 yields MVRDIGLRVQPPAEKCDDPKCPWHGHLKIHGRVFEGIVISDKPRKTVTVERQYYHYLKKYERYELRRSRIHAHNPPCINAKVGDRVLIAETRPLSKTKHFVVVAVLERAEERR; encoded by the coding sequence ATGGTGAGAGATATAGGATTAAGGGTTCAACCTCCAGCTGAAAAATGTGACGATCCAAAATGTCCCTGGCACGGCCATTTAAAGATCCATGGTAGGGTATTTGAGGGAATAGTCATCAGCGACAAGCCTAGAAAGACTGTGACGGTCGAAAGGCAGTACTATCACTACCTTAAGAAATACGAGAGATACGAGCTAAGAAGGAGCAGAATCCACGCTCATAATCCTCCATGCATAAACGCTAAGGTTGGAGACAGGGTGCTAATAGCTGAGACAAGACCCCTTAGTAAGACAAAGCATTTCGTTGTCGTTGCAGTCTTGGAGAGAGCTGAAGAGAGGAGGTGA
- a CDS encoding ribonuclease P protein component 1: MRRNSKERKNRTPGRSQGPYQEIVGRTWIFRGAHRGRVTKKNIIWHELIGLKVRVVNSMHPGFIGIEGYVVDETRNMLVIVGDKVWKVPKDVCMFEFETEDGTKIIIPGERLVGRPEMRLKKRWKRW, encoded by the coding sequence ATGCGGAGGAACAGCAAAGAACGGAAGAATAGAACTCCAGGGAGATCACAGGGACCGTATCAAGAAATTGTTGGCAGAACTTGGATTTTCAGAGGAGCTCATAGAGGTAGAGTAACCAAGAAAAACATAATATGGCATGAGCTCATCGGTCTCAAGGTTAGGGTAGTTAACTCTATGCATCCGGGTTTCATAGGAATCGAAGGCTACGTTGTCGATGAGACGAGGAACATGCTCGTGATAGTTGGAGACAAAGTTTGGAAAGTTCCAAAGGATGTATGCATGTTTGAGTTTGAGACTGAGGATGGGACAAAAATTATAATACCTGGAGAAAGATTGGTTGGCAGGCCTGAGATGAGACTGAAGAAGAGGTGGAAGAGATGGTGA
- the rpmC gene encoding 50S ribosomal protein L29, giving the protein MKPSEIREMSIEEIDKKIRELRLQLAKERGMLTMGTSLENPMIIRNLRRDIARLLTIKREKLREMRKK; this is encoded by the coding sequence ATGAAGCCGAGTGAAATTAGGGAGATGAGTATCGAGGAAATAGACAAGAAGATTAGAGAACTCAGGTTACAGCTCGCTAAGGAAAGAGGCATGCTTACGATGGGTACCTCTCTTGAGAATCCGATGATTATTAGGAATTTGAGAAGGGATATAGCCCGCCTCCTGACAATTAAGAGGGAAAAGCTTAGGGAAATGCGCAAAAAGTGA